From a single Lolium rigidum isolate FL_2022 chromosome 7, APGP_CSIRO_Lrig_0.1, whole genome shotgun sequence genomic region:
- the LOC124675795 gene encoding probable glutathione S-transferase GSTU6, producing the protein MAGGDELKLLGSWLSPFATRVKLALTLKGLSYTEVEEDLCNKSELLLRSNPVHKKVPVLIHNGAPVCESVIIMQYIDEAFAGTGPSLLPSEPHERAVARFWAAYIDEKLVIPWVRSFRGRTEEEKSEGLKQTFAAVETLEGALRECSKGEGGFFGGDRIGLVDVMLGSLLTWAHAAEVMSGTRIFDPARTPLLAVWMVRFDELDVAKAVLPDVARMVEFKTKQARALAAAGTSDSK; encoded by the exons ATGGCCGGAGGTGACGAGCTGAAGCTGCTGGGCTCATGGCTGAGTCCATTCGCCACCAGGGTGAAGCTCGCCCTCACCCTCAAGGGCCTGAgctacacggaggtggaggaggacctATGCAACAAGAGCGAGCTGCTCCTCCGCTCCAACCCCGTGCACAAGAaggtgccggtgctcatccacaaCGGCGCTCCCGTGTGCGAGTCCGTGATCATCATGCAGTACATCGACGAGGCCTTCGCCGGCACCGGTCCCTCGCTCCTCCCCTCTGAGCCCCACGAGCGCGCCGTCGCTCGCTTCTGGGCCGCCTACATCGATGAGAAG CTCGTGATCCCGTGGGTGCGGTCGTTCAGGGGGAGGACGGAGGAGGAGAAGTCGGAGGGGCTGAAGCAGACGTTCGCCGCGGTGGAGACCCTGGAGGGAGCCCTGAGGGAGTGCTCAAAGGGGGAGGGTGGCTTCTTCGGTGGCGACCGCATCGGGCTCGTGGACGTCATGCTGGGGAGCCTGCTCACGTGGGCGCACGCGGCAGAGGTGATGTCCGGGACAAGGATCTTTGACCCTGCCAGGACCCCGCTACTCGCCGTGTGGATGGTACGCTTCGACGAGCTCGACGTCGCCAAGGCCGTCTTGCCGGACGTTGCGAGGATGGTCGAGTTCAAGACGAAGCAGGCACGGGCTCTCGCTGCCGCTGGAACTTCAGACAGCAAGTGA
- the LOC124674731 gene encoding protein SET DOMAIN GROUP 41-like isoform X1, with protein MNLNSPEDVAMSAAVEDLNDILQQAISLYSLDDDPKACCDMIETMLSKNLMGDLQQVEYSQTRDILHPLHHICLGAYMALASAYRFRALTANTEGENGAASFEMTKAAAAYSFVLAGATHHLFLSECSFLLPLSHFLLSTGQSMLDFVECIKGETRKNVSEAKFGFASWFTVSEKRDSMQYNKFRSTCEEFGQRMLSLSLQCWPFLAQSSPCLEKIKNPIDFSWLGTAIFQCIHLSKEDSANLSCTDRLPVNIEKQKGCILSLAICCITFCKYLASICYGPQHYLANHANDLLEGIGLAQ; from the exons AT GAACTTGAATTCACCAGAGGATGTTGCTATGTCAGCAGCAGTGGAGGATTTGAATGATATCTTACAGCAGGCAATCTCTTTATACTCATTGGATGATGACCCTAAAGCTTGCTGTGATATGATTGAAACCATGCTTTCCAAAAATTTGATGGGTGATTTGCAGCAAGTGGAATATTCACAAACAAGAGATATACTTCATCCTCTTCACCATATATGTCTTGGAGCTTACATGGCACTTGCCTCTGCTTACCGTTTTCGTGCCCTAACAGCAAACACCGAGGGAGAAAACGGTGCTGCTTCTTTCGAAATGACCAAAGCTGCAGCAGCTTATTCATTTGTTCTTGCAGGAGCCACACACCATTTATTCTTATCTGAATGCTCCTTTCTGCTCCCACTGTCACATTTTTTGTTAAGCACCGGACAGTCCATGTTGGATTTTGTTGAATGCATAAAGGGAGAGACAAGGAAAAATGTATCTGAAGCTAAGTTCGGCTTTGCTTCATGGTTCACAGTGTCAGAAAAACGTGATTCCATGCAGTACAATAAATTCAGATCAACTTGTGAAGAGTTCGGCCAGCGCATGTTATCATTATCATTGCAGTGCTGGCCATTTCTTGCCCAAAGCTCACCTTGTTTGGAAAAGATAAAGAACCCTATAGACTTCAGTTGGCTTGGGACAGCAATATTTCAGTGTATCCATCTCTCCAAGGAAGATTCTGCCAACCTTTCTTGTACAGACAGGCTACCAGTTAACATTGAGAAACAGAAGGGATGTATTCTCAGTTTAGCTATTTGCTGCATCACCTTTTGCAagtatcttgcaagcatatgctATGGTCCACAACATTATTTGGCTAATCATGCTAACGATCTGCTTGAAGGAATTGGTCTTGCACAATGA
- the LOC124674731 gene encoding protein SET DOMAIN GROUP 41-like isoform X2 encodes MAMEMRAREPVHMSEDLTRAIAPYAATLHDSFLHSHCSSCFRKLPSQPPHGLSCMTCGSVRYCSSGCLGSDCEVHLSSGECCFFADHIKIASPSFLTEGTSDPRAALRLLYLLEIHGIVSYDSVNQATRIGGLSASGIGETLGEGGEVAERILEGSMLMSSARKMRTQISVVSANGLTVETVALWAVMINSVAVQISEGRDLGIAVYGPSFSWFNHSCFPNASYRFVLAPRDEDYASDKSEYPAIPASKEVAADVWHAWQFEDHSTHALGKYGQELLFAAQSPSTRVMKFA; translated from the exons atggcgatggagatgagagCCCGGGAACCTGTACACATGTCGGAGGACCTGACTCGGGCAATTGCACCTTATGCCGCCACCCTGCATGATTCGTTCCTCCACTCCCATTGCTCCTCATGTTTCAGGAAGTTACCATCTCAACCTCCACATGGTTTATCTTGTATGACCTGTGGCTCTGTTCGATACTGCTCCTCAGGCTGCTTAGGCTCGGATTGTGAAGTGCATTTATCTTCTGGTGAATGTTGTTTTTTTGCGGACCACATCAAGATAGCATCTCCCTCCTTTCTTACCGAAGGCACGAGCGATCCCCGTGCTGCTCTTCGGCTTCTTTATTTGCTTGAGATACATGGTATTGTTTCGTATGATTCAGTTAACCAGGCCACCAGAATAGGTGGGCTTTCAGCCAGTGGCATTGGGGAAACCCTGGGAGAAGGCGGGGAGGTTGCCGAGAGGATATTGGAGGGAAGCATGCTGATGTCATCTGCCAGAAAAATGAGGACGCAAATTTCTGTTGTTTCTGCCAATGGTCTGACAGTAGAGACAGTGGCATTATGGGCAGTGATGATCAACAGTGTTGCGGTGCAGATTAGTGAAGGGCGGGATCTGGGGATCGCAGTTTATGGACCTAGTTTTTCATGGTTCAATCATAGTTGCTTTCCGAACGCTTCTTATCGTTTTGTATTGGCTCCACGCGATGAAGATTATGCTTCAGACAAATCAGAATACCCTGCAATCCCTGCTAGCAAAGAAGTAGCAGCAGATGTG TGGCATGCTTGGCAGTTTGAAGATCATTCTACTCATG CACTCGGCAAATATGGCCAAGAATTGTTGTTCGCTGCACAAAGCCCATCAACAAGGGTGATGAAGTTTGCATAA
- the LOC124674731 gene encoding protein SET DOMAIN GROUP 41-like isoform X3, producing the protein MAMEMRAREPVHMSEDLTRAIAPYAATLHDSFLHSHCSSCFRKLPSQPPHGLSCMTCGSVRYCSSGCLGSDCEVHLSSGECCFFADHIKIASPSFLTEGTSDPRAALRLLYLLEIHGIVSYDSVNQATRIGGLSASGIGETLGEGGEVAERILEGSMLMSSARKMRTQISVVSANGLTVETVALWAVMINSVAVQISEGRDLGIAVYGPSFSWFNHSCFPNASYRFVLAPRDEDYASDKSEYPAIPASKEVAADVCRVSYSVSLLVAVACLAV; encoded by the exons atggcgatggagatgagagCCCGGGAACCTGTACACATGTCGGAGGACCTGACTCGGGCAATTGCACCTTATGCCGCCACCCTGCATGATTCGTTCCTCCACTCCCATTGCTCCTCATGTTTCAGGAAGTTACCATCTCAACCTCCACATGGTTTATCTTGTATGACCTGTGGCTCTGTTCGATACTGCTCCTCAGGCTGCTTAGGCTCGGATTGTGAAGTGCATTTATCTTCTGGTGAATGTTGTTTTTTTGCGGACCACATCAAGATAGCATCTCCCTCCTTTCTTACCGAAGGCACGAGCGATCCCCGTGCTGCTCTTCGGCTTCTTTATTTGCTTGAGATACATGGTATTGTTTCGTATGATTCAGTTAACCAGGCCACCAGAATAGGTGGGCTTTCAGCCAGTGGCATTGGGGAAACCCTGGGAGAAGGCGGGGAGGTTGCCGAGAGGATATTGGAGGGAAGCATGCTGATGTCATCTGCCAGAAAAATGAGGACGCAAATTTCTGTTGTTTCTGCCAATGGTCTGACAGTAGAGACAGTGGCATTATGGGCAGTGATGATCAACAGTGTTGCGGTGCAGATTAGTGAAGGGCGGGATCTGGGGATCGCAGTTTATGGACCTAGTTTTTCATGGTTCAATCATAGTTGCTTTCCGAACGCTTCTTATCGTTTTGTATTGGCTCCACGCGATGAAGATTATGCTTCAGACAAATCAGAATACCCTGCAATCCCTGCTAGCAAAGAAGTAGCAGCAGATGTG TGTAGAGTAAGTTATTCGGTGTCTTTATTGGTTGCAGTGGCATGCTTGGCAGTTTGA
- the LOC124670980 gene encoding uncharacterized protein LOC124670980 has translation MAEKLPCAAPSWSDIPLELAGLVLHLLPAYVDRARFGAVCPQWRAAARQLAAPPPMPLLALPDGTFYSLPCTEPFRFAGCGFAGFKSACGSWLVFPRHDGCFLVNPFSRATVRLPALSSVRPSCLPSGAGFKPVEPLTRIWPRIKNRKHQLNKLTFCSPNLVAAFVDRHGRGQILVCQPGASSWSSVPAHHTCKGFQDMAFYKGKLYMLSYHEHLSVVDISQDQATGDPQVSRIVRVINGNLFPWFLPQNNIYVHKKLYLVESHGGGGALVMVRRQVCCRWMLGRYVVVSNKFDVFEAGHLKRPTGSAGWVNKTTLGDDDQVLFLGRRCSQLLAPASRYGLLGDRIWFLDDDEDSFKGYCYEEEEASNRVYDMTAQVVSSPLPTVSWKRLDMCLATWLLPQNST, from the coding sequence ATGGCGGAGAAGCTGCCGTGCGCGGCGCCGTCGTGGTCAGACATCCCGCTGGAGCTGGCCGGCCTGGTGCTCCACCTCCTCCCCGCGTACGTCGACCGCGCCCGCTTCGGCGCGGTCTGCCCGCAGTGGCGCGCCGCTGCGCGGCAGCTCGCCGCGCCACCGCCGATGCCGCTGCTCGCTCTTCCCGACGGCACTTTCTACAGCCTCCCCTGCACGGAGCCCTTCCGCTTCGCCGGTTGCGGCTTCGCGGGGTTCAAGAGCGCCTGCGGTAGCTGGCTCGTCTTCCCTCGCCACGACGGATGCTTCCTGGTGAACCCGTTCTCCAGGGCCACTGTGAGGCTTCCTGCTTTGTCCAGCGTCCGTCCCAGTTGCCTCCCTAGCGGCGCTGGTTTTAAGCCTGTGGAACCCCTTACCCGCATATGGCCGCGCATCAAGAACAGGAAACACCAGCTGAACAAGCTAACGTTCTGCTCACCCAACCTTGTCGCTGCATTCGTCGACCGCCATGGCCGTGGTCAGATTCTAGTGTGCCAGCCGGGGGCTTCCTCGTGGTCGTCGGTTCCAGCCCACCACACATGCAAGGGGTTCCAAGACATGGCCTTCTACAAGGGCAAGCTCTACATGCTCTCTTACCACGAGCATCTCTCCGTCGTGGACATCAGCCAGGACCAAGCCACGGGAGATCCACAGGTTTCTCGAATCGTACGGGTCATCAACGGTAATCTCTTCCCTTGGTTCCTGCCCCAAAACAACATTTATGTCCATAAGAAGCTCTACCTGGTCGAATcacatggtggcggtggcgcgctGGTAATGGTGCGCAGGCAGGTTTGCTGCCGATGGATGCTTGGTAGATACGTGGTTGTAAGCAATAAGTTTGATGTGTTTGAGGCTGGCCACCTCAAGCGCCCGACAGGCTCAGCTGGGTGGGTCAACAAGACGACCTTGGGGGATGATGACCAGGTTCTTTTTCTTGGCCGAAGGTGCTCCCAGCTGCTTGCTCCTGCCTCTCGGTACGGCTTGCTGGGAGACCGCATCTGGTTCTTGGATGACGATGAAGACTCTTTCAAAGGCTACtgttacgaggaggaggaggcttccAACCGCGTCTATGATATGACTGCCCAGGTGGTCTCCTCTCCTCTGCCAACAGTCTCATGGAAGCGCCTTGACATGTGCCTTGCCACGTGGCTACTACCTCAAAACTCAACTTGA